The Sebastes umbrosus isolate fSebUmb1 chromosome 4, fSebUmb1.pri, whole genome shotgun sequence genomic sequence tgagcgttttgatactttcacagtatttatatagcacttaaacctgctttctaattaaaaaaagaaaatctcactttttacaatttgggacctttaaatagaaatatatGCAATGGAAATATTCCACATTACACACAGTCCCATGTGGCTTAAACACTGGAGGGTTAGTAAGACAATGAGTTCACGATCAAGACTGTGCTGCTGTCTCAGTGGGAATTATTTGATTGGATTCTTGTGAGGTCTCTCTGGGACAAAATGCCGTGCCAGGACAGTGTGGCACGCTGCAGGTCTGAGCATCACGCCAACTgcaactgtgtttttttccctctctgccgAATCGTATTTATGTAACACACAGAGAATACTGCACAAAGTATAGCAGGTTAGCTCCTTGTACTTTTACATGTTTACAAACCCTCTATACTGGctgtttaaagtattttttgctTGAGCAGCTGAGGCAGTTGACTTCCTAATTGTTTTTATATgcacacataaaacataaaacaaaatcaagatagtgaaaaaaagaaaaagagaggtcGAGAAGCCACAGGCTAATACAACGGACATCCACTCAACataaggagaaaaacaaaaaataacaaaaaaagaaaattaagctaacataatttagaaaaatacaatgaaaaaataaaagaacaaaaagcacacaaaataagctgaccaatcagaaaacaataatccaataaaaacattaaaattacttttaaaacagttaatcgtgattaatcgcaaattaatcgaacatttttttatctgttcaaaatgtaccttaaaagggagatttgtcaagtaattaatacttatcaacatgggagtgggcaaatatgcttgccttacgcaaatgtatgcatatatttattattggaaatcatttaacaacacaaaacaatgatagatattgtccagaaaccctcacaggtactgcatttagcataaaaaatatgctcaaatcataacatggcaaactgcagcccaacaggcaacaacagcagtcagtgtgtcagtgtgctgacttgactatgacttgcaccaaactgcatgtgattatcataaagtgggcatgtctgtaaagggggagactcgtgggtacccatagaacccattttcattcacatatcttgaggtcagaagtcaagggacccctttgaaaatggccatgccagtttttccttgagttcatgcgttaaagaaattagtggcgttaaaacgaatttgcattaacgtcttattatcatgttaatttTAAGTATTGAGAGTTTTCTGAAGAAAGTACTCAGAAAACAAATGGTTGCAGTAGGTCACTGTTAGTTTGCAGCAGACAGTGGATTTAATCTCAAACACAGGAAGTCTGACTGTTAAAGAGTTTTACATCAACATCACCCAGACAGACTACCTTATAAATAACTTCTAACCCAGCCGCTGGAGGAGCTCACCGCGCCGCACGTGCCTACAAACTAAAGATTTGGATCTATTTGTACATGTAGGTCAGACAGGCCTGTGTTTACTAAAAACCTCTCTACCTGTCTAACAGGAGATTATCTGCATGGCGTCATCGCTGCttacgggggggggggggggggaggctgaGCTTGCTTGCATTTGATTTAACACCAACATATAGGATGTCATACAGTAGGATGACGgctgaacaacacacacactgacacactggtgGTGGctgttctttcttcttctctcaagGTGTTTGATCGTGCGTGGGTGGTGGGGAATTCCCTGATTATTACATGTTATTCTCATGATGCCTTTTTGCACAAACAGACTCCTTAATAGTCCACACACACCCAACACTAAACACTACAGCTTGGCTATGTTTATCCTTATGCTTTTCTTtaataaaatactaaaaaagACTGCTTCTAATATTGTGGACCAGGCTCGTCTAGTACAGTTACAGCATCAAGGCTTTGCCACCCCTCTCTGCTGCCTGCAATGGTCCAGCCCTGATTTGCATAAGTTGTCTGCGGGTAGCTGCATGACCAGCAGGGGTAGGTTAGTGCATGtggactacacacacacacacactagtaaAGACAAGGACAGACGAGCTGCTTGTGGACTGTACTCAGAGCCTGGAGTCTTTGCACTGAACCAGACGGAGTTATGTACTGTGCTCATCCTGTCTCTGgcacaggcaacaacaactcaTTGATGTATTGCTACAACATGAAACCAGTGAGTACATTTCTTCATAtatatgtttctgttttatttcccagaggatgcatgtctgtgtgtttttttgtgatgaTGCTGTTGCACTCTTTAATTGAGATGTTCTGCATGTTTGTTGACTTGAATAATGAAACACTGGTTTCCAGCTTTATTTGTTGGTAGTGGTTGAAgagagttgtttttctttttgcatcagTTAGAAATGCATCCATGTGCAACCTGTATACAAGTTAAAAGTATTATAACTTAACATGTTCTCATTTGCTTGTACATCTTTTAGTGAAGCATTTCAGAATTGGTGGGGATGTTTTCTACTCTGCATAGAGTGTTTGTTGGGATAtaagatgtatgtgtgtgtgtgtgtttgcatgaatgggaaacagagggaaagagtttttgtgtgtttttggagaGGTCATGTCTATAGTTTTTGCTGAATGTGTCATTGTCACTTCCTTGAATTGAGTTGTGTACACGTTATGAATCCGTTTAAACTTCAGTGGTTGCAACATGCCAGAGTTAATGCAAAAACTAAGAATTTGTTGTAACATTataaggaaaaaaacatctgtgtgtTGCCCATTTGGTTCCCCATTAACAGCAACAAAGTTCAcattcaaatctaattttatgaCACTAAAAATCATGATAACCCACAAAATCCCACAATTTACAGCATTACACGTCACCTAAAATAATGTTCAGTAACACCTCACTGACTTGTGCTTGTAACAAACTCATGTTAAAATGCATTGGTGAGACTTCCTGTCCGCTAAGCACCATGCAGTCAAGCCTGGCAGCAGCAAACATCTTGACATGAAGCAGATTGCTGCTATTTCTATTTGATTTAACCCCGCTATGTCGGAGCAGTGCAGTCCCTCCACCGCTGCTGCCATTATCAAAGGCAGCTTTGATCTCTGTGAGACTAACCATATCCAGACATCGTGGATCACAGAGGCAGAAAATTGGTTGCATGTGGCTGGAGTTGGCCATGGTGGAGCACAGCATAGGGCCTGAATAGCAAGTTGATGTTTCACTCATCTAGCAGGATAATGCTGTGTGCATTTACAATGGGGAAAACAgcctttttgttctttttgtacaacacattttttgattaaaataactttggaaATGCAACAAATAGAAAAAGGGCTCATGTTCAAAATGATTCGAGCGAATATGAAGGTTTTTATAGTATTTCAATTCTTAATTGTGGTCTTTATTTGCTGAAAAAAGGGCCCCTTATCATGTGTGATGCCGTGATTGATGGTTCCTAAATCAATGCAATGCTAAAAGAGGATGCCATGGTGACGGCCCCTCTCTAGTGGGGGCCACAGAGGGCGTGCTGGGGCGGGGGTGTGACCATTATTAACGGGTCGCCTGCTATGCTGATGGTAAGGAGGACAATTGGCTTTATCCTCCGCCATATGCTGCCCATGGCGGCTCAGACGGGCCCAGTGTCGGCAGGGGCTCCTCTGTTTGGCCTAGCCCACAATCACCATGGGACTCATGCCAGCCAGGGTCacggctgcgtgtgtgtgtgtgtgtgtgtgtgtgtacttaagagtgtgtgtgtgtgtgtgtgcttgcacaAGCATACTCAAGAGAGTCTTTAATAGCCTGCTTTACAGAACTTGTCGTCCGGGTAACTGACACCCCATTGATGCTGTGCAGGGaggtttattttcatttcctgGGGCACATCAAAGCAATCGAGGGAGGTGCAGGTGCAGCCCAGACCTCTTGGTGGGTTTGAGTGAGCGAGcatgtgttggtgtgtttcGTGCGCATACGTGTGGTTTCTAGCTGTgtgttttacaataaaaacatcttTAGTTAAATTCTTAGATTCATGTGCTATCTACAATATGTTGTGGATCACCAGGGTGAGACTCAGTTCTCTGTTTGGTTTCTTTCTGGAGGACAAAATATGAGAAGGCCTGTAAATTCAATTTCATTTGGGAGGGAATCGTATCCCAGTCTTGTGAAGCCAGCCGAACCTGATCATGATTAGGGCAGGGATTTCTCATGGTGAATGGCTCCTAAATCCGGATGAGGAGGTGCATGGATCTGCAGCTTATGGATTATCGCAATAGCTCTAAGTGTGCATCAGCTCTCTGCTTTGTTTTTATAATACTGTTGCTTCAGCTCACGCTCACAGTATTCATGCGGTTGTGTCTGTAAGGCTGGTTTGAGTGTTATCAGACACATAGAAAGTCATTGTTTGTGTACATTATGTTATGCTTCAAAGTGGACAATGCCTTAAACAAGCTCTTCTCTTTAGGTTTACGGGCAGTCTCCCACTAATGACGACATCAACCAGAACCCATCTTCACATCCGTCCAGCAAGGCCCACAGCAATGTGTTTGCAAGCACCTTCTTTGGTGAGCTCAAACAATCCTAAATGAACATGATTGTTGTAGTAGAGAGGCAACATTTTGCTTTGGTTTCAGTGTTCACTCAAGCCTATTGTCCCTTTAGTATGGTGGTGCCTAAGGACATATACAAATACTACATGGGTTTTTAAGGATACCAAAACAGCCATCAAGTTCAAGTTtgttttagagctgcaatgattaatcaattagttctcagtttgttgtattaaattaatcgctactattttgataatctattaattgtttgagtaatttttgaagtaaaaaaaaagtcaaaatgatctgattccagcttcttaaatgtgaatattttctggtttctttactcctctatgacagtaaactgaatatctttgagttatggacaaaacaagacatttgaggacgtcatcttgggctttgggaaacactgacatttttcactatttactgacattttatagaccaaacaactaatcaattaatcgacagattaatcgacatgtaaaataattgttagttgcagccctaaccaAAGCAATTgagattttgacctgatgatggcgctacaTAAAAAGTCAGAGGATAAACAAAATGATTCATCTTTTGGGTACATCCATGTTTGTACCGAATTTTACTGCAATTCATCGAACagctgttgagacatttcacttaaaaccacaaaagtcaacctcatggtggcacgacagggaaagtcagaggatcaccaaagtcagtcaGATTCATGAATGTCTGGACAacgtagggctgggcgataattcaatatgataatttatcatccttcaatggaaaaaaaaaacattcaaacaatGGCATACAAATGTAGAATTAAGATTACATTGAAATTAGAGTATCATATTTAAAGAGCCTGTATGATTTTCAGAGCTCAGACAGAGATTGTCACATCAGATATATAAACTAGTATTGACTGACAGGGCTTCATAGAGCTTCATGACTTGACTGGCTGCTTGAGATGCTGTTCAAGTGCAGGCTATAACATATTGTTATACCTATTTTAGAGGGGACGAGCAATTCGCCTGACATCTGGAACGCTGTAAATGGGCTGAACCAGCAGGGCTATGAAGGTGCACTGGGAGCAGCCACGAACCACCAAACACAGCCGGGGAgctacagcagcagcctgcagccGCCACAACACAGTCACATGGTGAGATTTACCTCCGGGACCTTGCATGTTGACAGCACAGCACTTTATTTAACCCTTCCTGATtataataatgtgtgtttgcttACTGTTCAGGACTACTCTCCACATTCAGTGATGACTGCCGACATTAACAGGGGTCTCCCACCAATGTCCACTTTTCACCGCAACAACACAGCACCACGCAACAACACCTCAGAGAGTCCAACAGGTgaggaaatggagaaaataatcgtaTTTTAGCTCAAGTTTGTCTGCTCtttattgtagtattttataataggtgttttttttttccgtctCAGGAAGCAAGATGCATGTGTCTGGAGGGTCACAGACGGGCGATACGTTAGCCAAAGCTCTGGCCTCTGTAAGTATGCACCACCTCAATCCCATTAGACCGGCTCATTTATGCCATGTTATGTTCAAACAGTCAGATCAGAGCATAAAACCGAACCCTGAGAGCCCCAGCGGTGTAATGCAAAAGGAAAATAGTGGTTTGCCCCTGCCTGTAACAGACTAGTGCATATTAACGAAGGGCTACTCTCATGCTGCTGGACTTTTTATTGGCTGCCAACTAGTAAAATGACCAGAATTGATGAGTTTAGTTCAGGTTACGAGCCTGCTCCAAAGGCTGTGGCAGCAGCTGTAAAACCTTACGCAGAAATGACAAGTTGTGCTTTTAAAATGATCCATGCTTTACTCCCCCtatcctccccctcctcctctctttctctccctgtctgCTGACAGATTTACTCCCCCGatcacaccagcagcagcttccCCTCCAGCTCGTCCACACCGGTGAGGTCTCCGTCCCCGCTGCAGAACGCAGCTGAACCTGCAGGTAAACTGGAGTGAACACATGCTGCTgcccagagggaaatattattatttatactcAGTGTTTTTCAACCCTTTCATGGTCTAaatttggttgttttcttcctctcAGGTACCAACATGTGGCCCCGGAGTTCAGTTCAGGGACCAGTCTCACCACACTATGAGTCTTCACTCATATCATTGGTAAAGATCTCATTTGATAGGCCTGAAGATTAAATTATCATTGTGTCATATagagataatgaatgaatgcataTATTAATATAAGAAACTCATGAGAGCactgcagaaaaataataataataataataataataattcaatataAAATACCtaaagtatatacatatatataatgataccaatataatgataatagtagGCTAATGTTTACTTAATATACCAGTTCAAGGCTCGCAGCAGAAGAGAATATCTTAGCAGCAAACATCCAGAAGAGACGGCAAACAGCTACAAAtgagggaaaaataaaaaagcagacATAcacttgatcgccccctggtggcaggctgcagtatagctcataaatccCGCTCcttccatgttagcggatgggacatgagtCAAACTAataagtcaaagtacacgtcaaatacatttttcacaaaaatggtttctgtcattttaggtagtcaCACTGATGCATGTTCAAGTGtaaatttttctgataagtttggttttatttagttattcgATGCTATACAAatggggtgagacgtcatgattgacagaaTGTGAAAAACGCTAGTTTCCAAAATATTTAACTAGTCCTTTAAGATCTATGATTCATATTAAAACTGGCCTTTTTTAGACAATTTTGTGACTGActtgtctgtttttgtcacaACTGAGCacaaaaattattattttttttttaaagaattaattttGGAGCTGAAATTTGTTAAAACAAAATGCCTCATctttatttaaaggtcttattcataacatttttatgtagacgaataattttaaatgaataatacaTCAACAAAGCTTCAGCAAGGGTGCCAAATAAatgtatggcttttcctaaaaactttgacgggtccaaaatgaatgttttgtttatctctgtggaagatatctgacgtttatTTCCCACTTCTAATAaggtgtgacatctagtggctgaatattATCAGTGTTAACTCAGAGGATTTTAAAAACTGTGTCCTGATTGGAAAatgccacaaaaacaatgttttgtcTCTTGGTGTTTGCAGTCTCAGGTGGAGGACCGACTGGACAGACTGGACGATGTGATCCACGTCCTGAGGAACCACGCTGTGGGCCCCCAACCCGGCATGCCCTCTGACATCCACGGCCTGCTAAACCAGAACCTCCACGGCCACCTGGGATCTACCAGCCATATACCGCTCACTTGCCACGCTTCAGCCATGGTTAGTAACAGTTTCTTTGAAGTATTTAAGGAAGGACAGGGCATGCGTGCATGGAAATcccatgttgtgtgtgtgccggTATTCAGTTTCAGGAATTTTCCACCAGCCATGTCTGCATGTTTTCCTCATGTAAAGGTTGTTGTCCTTGAAATAGGAAACTGAGCACAATGGGAGAGCGCTGTGACGCGTCGCCCTTGTGTGGAGAGCGTACAGTATGTGCGGACTCTAATTCCACTGTGGGGTGATGGGGGATGCCTGCATCGTGCAATTCCCATTCCAGCATGTTTTCAGCAGACCAGGGGATTTTGGCCCAGCTGGAGTGGAAGTAGATGCAGAGGAAAGGGTTTTTTAGTCTAATCCTTTGGGGGGGAGGTGGGTATTAAATTCtctcacttttattttttccaaatgaTGTGTCTGTTAGAAGTGAATCATCATTCCTGAAGAGAATTAGTGGTATGCATAGGGAGTATATCGTAGTTTTAAGGGAAGGATTAAGATGGTCTGAGATTAAATTAATTCTGTAGAGCGAGAGATCTACTCAGAGTTACGTTGGAAATGAGGAGGCAGatgttggttttatttgtcattgGTTGGATCTAAAAGTTGAGCGCAGGCTTGCTGTCTTATGAACACACGGATATTATTGCCCTAACCTCATCCCTGTCTTTGTGTGTCATAAAGGTTGAAGCTGTCAATATGAACAACAACCACTCAGCCTTCCAGAGCCGCACACAAAATGGCCACCCGTACCCAGCCAGACAGAGGGCCACGCTGCAGCCCATGCAAAGTGGAGGTAAAGACCGCTGCAGACATATATCTCACCTCCTTTATCTGAATTTTTGAACCCTTGAGCTATTAGGATTTAAGAGATCTCACAGctttaatatgtatatatatatatttaattttgtatgATCTCCAACAGGAGGTCTGCAGAGTAATCTGGAGCTGAAGATGGAAAGCCGGGAAAGGGAAGAGATGATGCACAGCTCTGACAGCCAGAGATCAGATGAGGAGAGCGAACTCAAAACACAAGGAGAAAACAGCGGATGTAACAGGTAAAT encodes the following:
- the LOC119487369 gene encoding transcription factor 12-like, coding for MYCAHPVSGTGNNNSLMYCYNMKPVYGQSPTNDDINQNPSSHPSSKAHSNVFASTFFEGTSNSPDIWNAVNGLNQQGYEGALGAATNHQTQPGSYSSSLQPPQHSHMDYSPHSVMTADINRGLPPMSTFHRNNTAPRNNTSESPTGSKMHVSGGSQTGDTLAKALASIYSPDHTSSSFPSSSSTPVRSPSPLQNAAEPAGTNMWPRSSVQGPVSPHYESSLISLSQVEDRLDRLDDVIHVLRNHAVGPQPGMPSDIHGLLNQNLHGHLGSTSHIPLTCHASAMVEAVNMNNNHSAFQSRTQNGHPYPARQRATLQPMQSGGGLQSNLELKMESREREEMMHSSDSQRSDEESELKTQGENSGCNSIHEDGDEDLSPEQKAEREKDRRMANNARERLRVRDINEAFKELGHMCQLHLKSEKPQTKLLVLHQAVGVILSLEQQVRERNLNPKAACLRRREEEKASAAMTDPQSMHLAFHPSLTDPTNPMGHL